One window of Chloroflexus aggregans DSM 9485 genomic DNA carries:
- the cas2 gene encoding CRISPR-associated endonuclease Cas2, translating to MLYLISYDISVDRRRLKLAKLLEGYGQRVLESVFECDLEASAYRQLKQKLSRLINVAEGDRLRIYQLCGICRHNVEIIGEGPPLETSHDVYIF from the coding sequence ATGCTCTACCTTATCAGCTACGATATCAGTGTTGATCGGCGTCGGCTCAAGCTAGCCAAACTCCTCGAAGGGTACGGCCAGCGGGTCTTAGAGAGTGTCTTTGAATGCGATCTGGAGGCAAGTGCCTACCGACAGCTCAAACAGAAACTCAGCCGTCTCATCAACGTCGCCGAAGGCGACCGGCTACGCATCTACCAACTCTGCGGCATATGCCGACACAACGTCGAGATCATCGGCGAAGGACCACCGCTCGAAACGAGTCACGACGTCTACATCTTCTAA
- the phoU gene encoding phosphate signaling complex protein PhoU, with translation MRPREHFDQELDALRNQVLALGQTVSSALDRAITALERGDRELAQAVVDGDEAVNKAQTAIEQHAVHLIATQQPVARDLRRIIAAIAIGYELERIADYAKSTAKMVVGSPNANRGPLSPPAELVELGKIARINLDRTLLAFGDGSSEAIKGIIEQEDEIDHKYKRLKQALVAQLTPPETADLLFIAHNFERVSDRALNMAEKMIFINSGDQVELND, from the coding sequence ATGCGACCGCGTGAGCATTTTGATCAAGAATTGGACGCCCTGCGTAATCAGGTGTTAGCGTTGGGTCAGACGGTGAGCAGTGCGCTTGATCGGGCAATCACCGCGCTGGAACGGGGTGATCGCGAATTGGCACAGGCAGTCGTTGACGGTGATGAGGCGGTGAATAAAGCACAGACTGCTATCGAGCAACACGCCGTTCATCTGATTGCGACCCAGCAGCCAGTAGCACGCGATCTGCGCCGCATCATCGCCGCCATCGCGATTGGTTATGAGCTTGAGCGGATCGCCGATTATGCGAAGAGTACGGCGAAAATGGTCGTTGGTAGCCCCAATGCGAATCGTGGTCCTCTCTCACCGCCGGCTGAGTTAGTCGAGTTGGGTAAGATAGCACGCATTAATCTGGATCGGACGTTGTTGGCGTTTGGTGATGGTAGTTCCGAGGCGATTAAGGGGATCATTGAGCAGGAGGATGAGATCGATCACAAGTATAAACGCCTGAAACAAGCGTTGGTTGCACAGTTGACTCCGCCGGAGACGGCTGATCTGCTGTTTATTGCTCATAACTTCGAGCGCGTTTCGGATCGGGCGTTGAATATGGCTGAGAAGATGATCTTTATCAACAGCGGTGACCAGGTTGAGTTGAACGATTAA
- a CDS encoding potassium/proton antiporter, whose translation MATEPLLLITGLLLAISVAATRASNRFGIPALILFITIGMLAGSDGPGRIAFTDAGLAQLIGVVALIYILFSGGLDTDWSIIKPVLAEGLILANIGVLASTMIAAVGAHLILGFDWLLALLLGAIVSSTDAAAVFNVMRTRGIYLRHRLEPLIELESGSNDPIAVFLTVGLTQLLINPDSSLYTLIPAFILQMLLGAAGGYAFGRLMIWVVNRIRLQQEGLYIVLTMALTLLTYGFTAIIGGNGFLAVYLAGIMLGNANIVHKRSILRFHDGIAWLSQIVMFLVLGLLVVPSQLPAVAGQGLAMAFWLVFVARPLSVLIALGWTKRSLSQLLMVSWAGLRGAVPIVLATFPLLAGVPDAPLLFNLVFFIVLVSVLVQGISISWVARKLGVMADQPELIDSHLFVPDVSGASQILEAHIPPDSALVGKSIIEADLPRGVLIVQIQRTDGYLIPNGSTVFAPNDRLVLLVAPTALSAITELCASCSLNPIGPIKIGAQGQVEAQATEVKTN comes from the coding sequence ATGGCTACCGAACCGCTATTACTCATCACCGGCTTACTATTAGCAATCAGTGTCGCGGCTACGCGCGCATCCAACCGTTTCGGCATACCGGCCCTGATCCTCTTCATAACGATAGGCATGCTGGCCGGTTCTGATGGGCCGGGTAGGATCGCCTTTACCGATGCAGGGTTGGCGCAACTGATCGGTGTCGTCGCCTTGATCTATATCCTTTTTTCTGGAGGCTTAGATACTGATTGGTCGATTATCAAACCGGTTCTTGCCGAGGGTCTGATCCTCGCGAATATCGGTGTACTTGCCAGTACGATGATCGCGGCGGTTGGGGCGCACCTCATCCTTGGTTTCGATTGGCTGCTCGCCCTTCTGCTCGGCGCAATCGTCTCATCAACCGACGCAGCAGCCGTCTTTAACGTAATGCGAACCCGTGGTATTTATCTCAGGCACCGGCTTGAACCGCTGATCGAACTCGAGTCGGGGAGTAACGACCCGATAGCCGTCTTTCTCACCGTCGGCCTCACCCAACTGCTGATCAATCCCGACTCATCGCTCTATACACTGATTCCGGCTTTCATCTTGCAGATGTTGCTTGGCGCTGCTGGCGGGTATGCGTTTGGGCGGCTGATGATCTGGGTGGTGAACCGGATCCGCCTCCAACAAGAAGGGCTGTACATCGTGTTAACGATGGCGCTCACGCTGCTGACCTACGGGTTCACGGCAATTATCGGCGGTAATGGATTTTTAGCGGTGTATTTGGCCGGGATTATGCTCGGCAACGCCAACATCGTTCACAAGCGATCGATCTTGCGTTTTCACGATGGCATTGCGTGGCTGAGCCAGATTGTTATGTTCCTTGTGTTAGGATTGCTCGTCGTACCGTCACAACTACCGGCGGTTGCGGGGCAAGGGCTTGCAATGGCGTTTTGGCTGGTATTTGTCGCTCGTCCGCTCTCGGTACTTATCGCACTCGGCTGGACAAAGCGCTCGTTGTCGCAACTGCTTATGGTTTCGTGGGCAGGCCTTCGTGGAGCAGTACCGATTGTTCTCGCCACCTTTCCCTTGCTAGCCGGTGTACCCGATGCACCACTCCTGTTTAACCTTGTCTTTTTCATCGTGCTGGTATCGGTACTCGTCCAAGGCATTTCAATCAGTTGGGTAGCACGCAAACTTGGTGTGATGGCCGATCAACCCGAACTCATTGACAGCCATCTCTTTGTGCCCGACGTCAGCGGTGCGAGTCAGATTCTCGAAGCGCATATCCCACCTGACTCGGCATTAGTGGGCAAATCCATAATCGAAGCCGACTTACCACGCGGAGTGTTAATCGTCCAGATTCAGCGGACCGATGGCTACCTCATTCCTAACGGCAGCACCGTCTTTGCACCCAACGATCGGCTGGTGCTGCTGGTAGCACCAACAGCACTATCGGCGATCACAGAGCTTTGCGCGAGTTGCAGTCTCAATCCGATCGGGCCGATCAAAATCGGCGCCCAAGGACAAGTAGAGGCACAGGCAACTGAAGTAAAGACAAATTAA